The genomic DNA GTCCTGTCCGGCAAGAACATCCTGATCTCCGGGGGGACCGGCTCCGGCAAGACGACGCTCCTGAACGTGCTGGGGGCCTTCATCCCGGAGCGGGACATCGTGGTGACGGTGGAGGACTCCCGGGAGATCCAGCTGCGCAACGAGCTCTGGGCGCCCCTGGAGGCCAAGAAGGCCGTGCACGAGGGGGAGGTGGAGGTCACCCTGCGCGACCTGGTGCGCAACAGCCTGCGGATGAACCCCAGGTGGGTCATCGTCGGCGAGGTCCGGGGCCCCGAGGCCCTGGACCTCATGCGGGCCTTCAACACCGGCCACTCCGGGATGGGCACCGTCCACGCCAACAGTTGCGACGACGCCCTGGGGGCGCTGGAGAACCTCATCCTGCAAAGCGGCCTGGACATCCCCGCGAGGGCCATCAAGGAGATGGTGGCCCGGGCGATACATATCGTGATCCAGGTATGCCAGTACCCGGATGAAAGTAGAAAAATCGCCGAGATCGCCGAGATCCGCGGGCTCGACTACGACACCAGCCCCACCTTCCCGCCGTACCGGGTCAACACCCTCTACCGCTTCGAGCCCTCCGGTTACGACACCGACGGCCGCCTCACCGGCCGCTTCACCGTGGTGGGGAAGCCTTCCTTCCTGGAGGCCCTCTCCCTCTTGAAGGACTTCGAGGTGCCGGAATTCTGGAGATGACCATGATCCAACCAAAGGAGGGCACATGCCGCGCGTGATTATCGCCGAAAAGCCGTCCGTGGCCCGGGACATCGCGGCCGCCCTGGGGTGGCCGGAGAAAGAAGACGGG from Acidobacteriota bacterium includes the following:
- a CDS encoding CpaF family protein, producing the protein MSGSTLNLDLLKITLGPVAPWLGDPDVTDILVYGPEKVFVKRQGRKPERAPARWESAEDLMVAAKAIGRHIKRRLDADNPILDSRLPDGSRVNVIIPPCFADGAAVAIRLFTKEKLTAAQLLEGGSFDPAGAEILRSLVLSGKNILISGGTGSGKTTLLNVLGAFIPERDIVVTVEDSREIQLRNELWAPLEAKKAVHEGEVEVTLRDLVRNSLRMNPRWVIVGEVRGPEALDLMRAFNTGHSGMGTVHANSCDDALGALENLILQSGLDIPARAIKEMVARAIHIVIQVCQYPDESRKIAEIAEIRGLDYDTSPTFPPYRVNTLYRFEPSGYDTDGRLTGRFTVVGKPSFLEALSLLKDFEVPEFWR